A stretch of [Clostridium] innocuum DNA encodes these proteins:
- a CDS encoding metal-dependent transcriptional regulator, which translates to MKLHASGEDYLETILVLQKKRGMVRSVDVARHMEVSKPSVCHAVATLRDGGFIMMDEDHFLHLTDVGREVAEKIYKRHCIFTEQLISAGVDPKTEEADACRIEHIISDESFDRLKEAAEQEQN; encoded by the coding sequence ATAAAACTTCATGCGTCCGGGGAGGACTACCTGGAAACCATCCTTGTTCTCCAAAAGAAACGCGGTATGGTGCGCTCCGTAGATGTGGCCCGGCACATGGAGGTGTCAAAGCCCAGCGTGTGCCATGCAGTGGCTACCCTGCGGGACGGCGGCTTTATTATGATGGACGAAGATCACTTTCTCCATCTGACCGATGTGGGCCGCGAGGTGGCTGAAAAAATCTATAAACGTCACTGCATCTTTACTGAGCAGCTTATCTCCGCAGGCGTTGACCCCAAGACTGAGGAGGCCGACGCCTGCCGGATTGAACACATCATCAGCGATGAGAGTTTTGACCGGCTGAAAGAGGCAGCCGAACAAGAGCAAAACTAA
- a CDS encoding energy-coupling factor ABC transporter ATP-binding protein: protein MIEFKDVAFQYEQGSSKGKIENINLTIHDGEVVLICGESGCGKTTLTRLINGLIPHYYEGTLTGQTIVEGIDVKNVSLYALSGVVGSVFQNPRTQFFTVDTTSEIAFGCENLAIDADEINSRIEKTVGALKIEDLLNRSLFALSGGEKQKVACASVSAMEPDIFVLDEPSSNLDIKSIRELKDVLRKWKAQGKTIVIAEHRLYYLMDIADRILYMQGGQIKENLSISDFKKKSTGELHALGLRTLQSEDFSKMQSTVCATKQLYIRDFEVSYKNASGGKKKKRKVLDISDLMIPQGSVVGVVGNNGAGKTTFANNLCGLLKTAKGCMSMNGKTYMANQRIKTCYMVMQDVNHQLFTESVMDEILLSLDNSDEEKAAHEAESIMESLHISEFRDAHPMSLSGGQKQRVAIASAIASDKQVIVFDEPTSGLDYRHMKKVAENLRELSSLGKTLFIVTHDPELIAECCNYFVFIENGKVLWSDGWNRISRERLQRFFAFEGD, encoded by the coding sequence ATGATAGAGTTTAAGGATGTAGCCTTTCAATATGAGCAAGGCAGTTCAAAAGGAAAAATCGAAAATATAAATTTGACTATCCATGACGGAGAGGTTGTTTTGATCTGCGGAGAATCCGGCTGCGGAAAGACTACACTCACACGTTTAATAAATGGGCTTATCCCGCATTATTACGAAGGAACGCTTACCGGGCAGACGATTGTGGAAGGGATAGATGTAAAAAATGTATCCCTTTATGCTTTGTCTGGTGTGGTTGGTTCTGTTTTTCAAAATCCAAGGACACAATTTTTTACAGTGGATACTACCAGTGAAATTGCATTTGGATGTGAGAATTTGGCAATCGACGCAGACGAAATCAATTCGCGGATAGAAAAAACGGTAGGCGCGTTAAAAATCGAAGATTTACTGAATAGGAGCTTATTTGCACTGTCCGGTGGCGAAAAACAGAAAGTTGCCTGTGCGTCCGTTTCCGCAATGGAACCGGATATATTCGTACTGGACGAGCCATCTTCCAATTTGGATATTAAATCAATCAGAGAATTAAAAGATGTATTGCGGAAATGGAAAGCACAGGGGAAAACGATTGTGATTGCGGAACATCGCCTGTATTACCTGATGGATATTGCAGATCGCATTCTATATATGCAGGGCGGGCAAATAAAAGAAAACCTTTCCATCTCCGACTTCAAAAAGAAATCTACAGGCGAATTGCACGCGCTGGGTCTTAGAACTTTACAGTCTGAAGATTTTAGTAAAATGCAGAGCACAGTGTGTGCGACAAAGCAGCTATATATCAGGGACTTTGAAGTTTCTTATAAAAATGCTTCCGGAGGTAAGAAGAAAAAGCGGAAGGTGCTGGATATATCAGATTTGATGATTCCGCAAGGTTCGGTGGTTGGAGTAGTCGGCAACAATGGAGCCGGGAAAACGACTTTTGCTAACAATTTATGCGGATTGCTCAAAACCGCAAAAGGCTGTATGAGCATGAATGGAAAAACTTATATGGCAAATCAGAGAATTAAGACCTGCTATATGGTTATGCAGGACGTAAACCACCAACTTTTTACGGAAAGTGTAATGGATGAAATCTTGCTTAGTCTGGATAATTCAGATGAAGAAAAAGCGGCGCATGAGGCAGAAAGTATTATGGAAAGTCTGCACATTTCAGAATTTAGAGACGCCCATCCTATGTCGTTGTCCGGCGGACAGAAACAGAGGGTAGCGATTGCCAGCGCGATTGCGTCTGATAAACAGGTTATTGTTTTTGACGAGCCTACAAGCGGATTGGATTATCGGCACATGAAAAAAGTGGCAGAGAATTTGCGGGAATTGAGTTCGTTGGGGAAAACCTTGTTTATTGTTACTCATGACCCGGAGCTGATTGCGGAGTGCTGCAATTACTTTGTCTTTATAGAAAACGGAAAAGTGCTATGGAGTGATGGATGGAACAGAATAAGCAGGGAACGACTGCAAAGGTTCTTTGCTTTTGAAGGTGATTAA